The following coding sequences lie in one Miscanthus floridulus cultivar M001 chromosome 9, ASM1932011v1, whole genome shotgun sequence genomic window:
- the LOC136482699 gene encoding uncharacterized protein produces the protein MRTEVIEADTIEAAAERILIELNAGDTNTERTINTRDNVIYFDGWDGLGASAVLRAVSQRLAIASEAPAGLQFDQVINIDCSKWVNRRAMQRVIAEQLELPAEVNDIIDRRDEEDDYRGQDQSSRDVIPQVVREIYQRIQNRRFLVIFYNGSNEDIDLANLGFPLQDLGFHLYSSNKVLWTFQGSFRLMPMTKVSRAAQSIGTTGVFLSAASSQQDQDPHVFWSYLVLQEAAELVAGKDDSSGINVQPEQVAECFLYTLNLCGMGRHFMMDYDLATHGCNYWICDGIIRPQQRQRHVDHDGLWSAAEALQREMQMDVDYYHHDHKNLPTHLVKFAEIMPCWTSPTYRVVQILDRATPIRCNFDHYDKLAVLKLSYCTFTFSLPPFLCCQSLKFLWLDHCRDMESSTDGDMEKEDDIHQWIQRLWVLDVRNTCCNRILSARMLDFMTQLRVLNVIGAKDWDMRQLQGRLPNIRNLRVTKSTIQCGTYIWEDDLFTGMKKMEVLDLSGNKIISGKRCISATEQSCSLETIIIDEGCVELEQISLTGCSKLKNVLLRGLFEELVNLDISGSGVKRLDLSAMIALKLDEVILLDCNMLCAILWPPEGRRKTYFDTLRIQTSKESNTPSATSGLKSSALSVISGSRAPSEYKWYISVYDARLLWSLVPLKVYFDEHVVHVEISSPCHRTVEVAGSSDQALKSSIGRVEQVLIDQNQEESPEGNNASIYEDIVIAAKNHQQQAKGDGRKSLTSIMWAWPCPHAPNLEPSTCYMDIQDWPLGTKSQLTSQQTAKITIPDFICNSTRIMYVHDSLYITHMPGPAPSLGAEWKKLWWCRVERCPEMDCVFPSTMIGGENWTKIFYRLRTLWVSQLPKAQFIWSWRKHEIYGASFEDLEFMHVDFCPRLTHVLPLSLALIQGLGLNFLRTLEIVWCGDLRAVFPLDTDAESYQDRRHQAITVKFQYLQRIHLHELPMLHGFCGRGRMYAPNLESMVIRGCWNLTRIPSVGGGHITKKVKCDCEKEWWDRLEWDGVQENHHPSLYEPSHPRYYKNTLLRGSVLI, from the coding sequence GTCATCGAGGCAGACACCATTGAAGCAGCTGCAGAACGAATTCTCATTGAGCTCAATGCTGGCGACACTAATACTGAGAGAACCATCAACACCAGAGACAACGTGATCTACTTCGATGGCTGGGACGGGCTGGGTGCATCTGCTGTCCTTAGAGCTGTTTCCCAACGCCTTGCCATAGCTTCAGAAGCCCCAGCAGGCCTGCAGTTTGATCAGGTCATCAACATCGACTGCTCCAAGTGGGTGAACAGGAGAGCTATGCAGAGAGTGATAGCAGAGCAGCTGGAGCTTCCTGCTGAGGTTAACGATATAATAGACAGGCGTGATGAGGAGGACGACTACCGTGGTCAAGACCAGAGCTCCCGTGATGTCATACCACAAGTTGTCAGAGAGATCTACCAAAGGATACAGAACCGTAGGTTCCTGGTGATTTTTTACAATGGAAGCAATGAGGACATTGATCTAGCCAATCTTGGCTTCCCTCTGCAAGACTTGGGCTTCCATCTATACTCAAGCAACAAGGTCCTGTGGACATTTCAGGGAAGTTTCCGGCTAATGCCCATGACAAAAGTCAGCAGGGCAGCGCAGAGCATAGGAACCACAGGTGTTTTCCTATCAGCAGCCTCAAGCCAACAGGATCAAGATCCACATGTGTTCTGGTCTTATCTTGTGCTGCAAGAGGCTGCAGAACTTGTTGCTGGCAAGGATGATAGTTCTGGCATCAACGTTCAGCCAGAACAGGTTGCTGAGTGCTTCTTGTATACATTGAATCTATGTGGCATGGGCCGTCACTTCATGATGGACTATGATCTGGCAACTCATGGCTGCAATTACTGGATATGTGATGGCATCATACGTCCACAACAGAGACAAAGACATGTTGACCACGATGGATTGTGGTCAGCTGCTGAAGCTCTGCAGCGTGAGATGCAAATGGATGTGGACTACTACCACCATGACCACAAAAATTTGCCCACTCACCTTGTTAAGTTTGCTGAGATCATGCCATGCTGGACTTCTCCAACATACCGCGTCGTTCAGATCCTTGATAGGGCCACTCCTATCAGATGCAACTTTGATCATTATGACAAACTTGCTGTCCTCAAACTATCATACTGTACATTCACCTTCTCATTGCCTCCATTCTTGTGCTGCCAAAGCCTTAAATTTCTATGGCTCGACCACTGTCGGGACATGGAGAGCAGCACAGATGGAGACATGGAGAAGGAAGATGACATCCACCAGTGGATCCAAAGATTGTGGGTGCTGGATGTGCGCAACACATGCTGTAATCGCATTTTATCTGCACGGATGCTAGATTTCATGACTCAGCTAAGGGTGTTAAATGTGATTGGAGCCAAGGATTGGGACATGCGCCAGTTGCAGGGGCGGCTGCCTAATATCCGTAATCTTCGAGTAACAAAGTCTACAATTCAATGTGGTACTTATATCTGGGAAGATGACTTGTTCACAGGGATGAAAAAGAtggaggttcttgacctttctggAAACAAAATAATTAGCGGAAAGAGATGCATATCTGCCACGGAACAGAGCTGCAGCCTGGAGACCATCATAATTGACGAGGGATGTGTTGAATTAGAGCAGATCTCCTTGACTGGGTGTTCTAAGCTAAAGAATGTACTTTTGAGAGGATTATTCGAAGAGCTTGTGAACCTTGATATCTCAGGATCAGGTGTGAAAAGGTTGGATCTCAGTGCAATGATAGCATTGAAACTTGATGAGGTCATTCTACTTGACTGCAACATGCTTTGTGCGATCCTGTGGCCACCAGAAGGAAGAAGGAAAACATATTTCGACACCCTGCGCATTCAAACTAGCAAGGAGAGTAACACACCTAGTGCAACATCAGGATTAAAGTCATCAGCATTGTCAGTGATATCTGGTAGTCGAGCACCCTCTGAATATAAGTGGTATATTTCAGTATATGATGCAAGGCTCCTCTGGTCACTTGTACCTTTGAAAGTGTATTTCGATGAGCACGTTGTACATGTCGAGATTTCCTCTCCTTGTCATCGAACTGTTGAAGTTGCTGGTAGCAGTGATCAAGCGCTCAAGAGCAGCATCGGCCGTGTGGAGCAGGTTCTAATAGATCAGAATCAAGAAGAGAGTCCAGaaggtaataatgcatcaatataTGAAGATATCGTCATTGCTGCCAAGAACCACCAGCAACAGGCGAAGGGAGACGGTCGTAAGTCTCTTACATCCATCATGTGGGCATGGCCTTGCCCACATGCTCCTAATCTTGAACCATCAACCTGCTACATGGACATACAAGACTGGCCACTGGGAACCAAGTCACAACTAACTAGTCAACAAACTGCTAAGATTACTATACCAGATTTTATATGCAACAGTACTCGCATCATGTATGTGCATGACAGCTTGTACATCACTCATATGCCTGGCCCAGCACCTTCTCTAGGAGCAGAATGGAAAAAGCTTTGGTGGTGCCGAGTGGAGCGTTGCCCTGAGATGGACTGTGTCTTCCCAAGTACAATGATAGGTGGTGAAAACTGGACCAAGATATTTTACAGACTGAGGACACTATGGGTGTCCCAACTTCCCAAGGCACAGTTCATATGGAGCTGGAGGAAACACGAGATCTATGGAGCTTCATTTGAGGATCTGGAATTCATGCATGTGGACTTCTGCCCCCGGTTGACACATGTTCTCCCCTTATCTTTGGCATTGATCCAAGGACTTGGCCTAAACTTCCTAAGGACCCTAGAGATTGTGTGGTGCGGAGATCTGAGGGCAGTTTTCCCATTGGACACTGATGCCGAGAGCTACCAAGATCGACGACATCAGGCGATTACTGTGAAATTTCAATACCTTCAGCGTATTCACTTGCACGAGTTGCCTATGCTACATGGCTTCTGCGGACGTGGAAGGATGTACGCACCAAACCTTGAGAGCATGGTGATCAGGGGCTGTTGGAACCTCACACGCATACCATCCGTTGGTGGTGGCCACATTACCAAGAAGGTGAAGTGCGACTGTGAAAAGGAATGGTGGGACAGGCTGGAGTGGGATGGGGTGCAGGAAAATCACCATCCATCCCTATATGAACCAAGCCACCCAAGATATTACAAGAACACCTTGCTCAGGGGCTCCGTTCTCATATGA